One region of Malania oleifera isolate guangnan ecotype guangnan chromosome 6, ASM2987363v1, whole genome shotgun sequence genomic DNA includes:
- the LOC131157899 gene encoding probable E3 ubiquitin-protein ligase RHY1A, giving the protein MAGNLPGVECARRRRSGGWSDSPAAVATRRSSFCLYASKHETSHLTSSSTSSPRSALYQAYQDEKLGGVAREAKERLDERLRTGRKSETSSSSRRQICRPEKSREAGGDGSGRVMGELQQLQTGVYGQKKSGGGSGGSKRFSWAKLGWKAAEQEECAVCLERFRPGDTLVHPPCAHRFHCKCLAPWLETNSHCPCCRMEILLQTIK; this is encoded by the exons ATGGCTGGGAATCTGCCCGGGGTGGAGTGTGCTCGGAGGAGGCGGAGCGGGGGGTGGTCGGATTCTCCGGCGGCGGTGGCGACACGGCGGTCTTCCTTTTGTCTCTATGCAAGCAAACATGAAACCAGCCACCTCACTTCCTCATCTACCTCTTCTCCG AGGAGTGCATTGTACCAGGCATACCAGGACGAGAAGCTAGGAGGAGTGGCTAGGGAGGCCAAGGAGAGATTAGATGAGAGGCTGAGGACAGGGAGGAAATCAGAAACCAGCAGCAGTAGCAGAAG GCAAATTTGCAGACCGGAGAAGTCGAGGGAAGCGGGCGGGGACGGCAGCGGAAGGGTAATGGGTGAGCTGCAGCAGTTGCAGACGGGGGTTTACGGGCAGAAGAAGAGTGGAGGTGGCAGTGGAGGATCGAAGAGGTTCAGCTGGGCAAAGCTGGGGTGGAAGGCGGCGGAGCAGGAGGAGTGCGCCGTCTGCCTAGAAAGGTTCAGGCCAGGCGACACCCTGGTGCACCCGCCCTGCGCCCACCGCTTCCACTGCAAGTGTCTGGCGCCATGGCTGGAGACCAACTCCCACTGCCCTTGTTGCAGAATGGAGATTCTCCTGCAGACCATCAAATGA